The Symphalangus syndactylus isolate Jambi chromosome 6, NHGRI_mSymSyn1-v2.1_pri, whole genome shotgun sequence genome contains the following window.
TTGACTGAGCACTTCTAAGTCTCAGAATTTACtattaaaattttcatggaaaaagacaaaaaatacaaacatatacatatataatttaattactgAAGCATTATAAAGCACACAATCTAATGATGAGATAATACATTAAGTCAATTAGAATATTTGTATTGAATAATAGCTGTTCAAACTATGTTTCAGAGAAATATTTTGACATGGGAAATGGTTCATGATATATGATAGAGCTAGTTAAACAAGCagcatttttcatataatttttataacaatgATATATATGAAATAGATAAACAGTAGAAAAGTATAACTgcacaattatttaaaatgatcacttttgtttgtatgtttcaAGATGTCATCTCTTTAGTCCTTTAACTAGAGTTTCAtgtttttctaggtttttaaaactTGAAGACAAAATCTCATACAAAGTAAATATCACATTGTTCACACAAGGGATCacacaaaatctaaaatattcaaGATTCTATAATttctaaataagaataaaagcaggaaaataatataaaacctgATGGTTAATAAAGTAGTAGAAGTACAAACACGtatttttcaccaaaaataaaataataaatatcaaaacCATTTTCTTCAATGCTAACACCATAAAGGAAGTCAGTTAAGTTATATTATTTTCAGAAGAATCTTGAGAATGTATTATCCCCTGTAATAATTTGTATGCTTTCTCAAATCATATGATCTTGTTTTTAATGTAGAAGACCAGAAATTCATGCTATCCTCATaataaaaatcatgataaaatacaaattatcatgataaaaatataaattattaaaaatccaataaaaccagataaatataaatattggcTTATAAATATAATTCTTTATTAAAAGTGATTATAACTTTTGGAGAAAATGGCTGTCTTGTGATTGAAGTGGGGAGTATACAAAGGGAGCTTGAAACATCTGGTCATATCAGAAGGAAATAACTGCTCAAATATTATGGGAACGCATTAAAAAGACAGAGGAGCAAGCTTAGAAGGCCCAGATATAGGAAAATTAAGCACCAAAAAATGACAACAATGAAGTACAACCCATTGAATAAAAAATATCCATGAGTCTATactgatggatagatagatgatggatagcAGATAGATAACAgatgatagatgacagatagagaGCAGACAGATAATAGACAGGTAAGTGAATGAAGCATTTTTTATACTAAAGTTGCCaactaataaatgtaaaaacaattaTAGAGTCAGAACAACACATTTTGAATCATTATTAATAACTGAGTTAGGCAAGAtaatcaatggatgctaaaactaGTGACTGAAAGGAACTAGTGAAGTGACATTATGAGGAACAAGCTACATATGTAATAATTTTAATGGGTACTCCAGAAActaattagggaaaaaaaatagtaacataaTGGAGATATCCAGGAAGCACCATCTTCACCAAGTGATCCAAGTTAGCTTCACCCCAATAATAGGACAAATTAATATCATATACTTGCTCAGAATGCACAGAGGAGAATACTATTTTTCCTGCAGAAAGTGAATAATTTGAACAAAAACATTGAGGAATATTGTACACTCTCAATTTGTTGGACATTATGCTAAAGAACTCTTCAAAACATCAGTGTTCAGAAAGGCACAAAAAGGCTGAGTAAATATTATAGGTACAGGAGACTAAAGATGACTTTAGATATAATGCATAATCTTGGATTAGGTCTCAGACTGGTGTGGTTGGAGGGAGAATATTGTATATTAGAGAAAAGAAACATGTCAATATCAATATCAACATTAAACATGTCAATGTCAAtattaaattttctgattttaatacTTATGGTCAAGCTAGTGGAAATTAGTTTTTTCTTactaaaaaatcagaaatttataattaaatgggTATTATGTCTACACTTTAATCTCAACtggttcaaaaaataaaaattacatagagaaagagaataagacaaataataaatgttaacgTTTGCTGAATCTGCATGAAATTAAGTGGGAGTTCTTTGCAAAATTTGTGACACTGTTTAtaagtttaaatttatttcataattaaatgcTGAAAACACAGGTAACAAATCTTGGGAACTTGAAGGGGCTTATCTAATAGGAATAAGCATTAGCCTTTATCTTAGCTCAAATTCAGATAAAAACTCAAATTTTCTGACCTTTCTATCACACTTCAGTCCTTGACAGACTTCCATTAAGGAATGGGAGTCAACCAATCATGGGTCACAGAATTCATCCTGGTGGGATTTCAGCTCAGTGCCGAGATGGAAGTGCTCCTCTTTTGGATCTTCTCCCTGTTATACATCTTCAGCCTGCTGgcaaatggcatgatcttgggacTCATCTGTCTGGACCACAGTCtgcacacccccatgtacttcttcctctcacACCTGGCTGTCATTGACATGTCCTATGCTTCCAACAATGTTCCCAAGATGTTGGCAAACCTGATGAGCAAGAAAAGAACGATCTCGTTTGTTCCATGCATACTGCAGACCTATTTGTATCTTGCTTTTGCTGCTACAGAGTGTCTGATTTTGGTGGTGATGTCCTATGATAGGTATGTGGCCATTTGCCACCCTCTCCAGTACACTGTCATAATGAGCTGGAGAGTATGCACGATCCTGGCTCTCACATCCTGGTCATGTGGGTTTGCCCTGTCCCTGGTACATGCAATTCTCCTTCTAAGGTTGCCGTTCTGTGGGCCCCGGGATGTGAACCACCTCTTCTGTGAAATTCTGTCTGTCCTCAAGCTGGCCTGTGCTGACACCTGGGTTAACCAAGTGGTCATATTTGCTACCTGTGTGTTTGTCTTAGTTGGGCCTCTTTGTTTGATGCTTGTCTCCTACATGCACATCCTCAGGGCCATCCTAAAGATCCAGACAAAGGAGGGCCGCATAAAGGCCTTCTCCACCTGCTCCTCCCACCTGTGTGTGGTTGGACTCTTCTTTGGCATAGCCATGGTGGTTTACATAGTCCCAGACTCTAATCAACGAGAGGAGCAGGAGAAAATGCTGTCCCTGTTTCACAGTGTCTTTAACCCAATGCTGAATCCCCTGATCTACAGCCTGAGGAATGCTCTGGTGAAGGGCGCCCTCCACAGAGCACTGCAGAGGCCACGGTCTATGTAAGGAGTGGACAGAGTGTTAGCTGTATAGGGCTTTGCCTTTAAACAAGTGGTTTGCTGAAGcaaaaactgagaaatttttttCAGTTAGAAGTTTGATATAAATATGGTAATTTTTCTAATTCTAGCTCTGAAAATAAGACAAGATTACAGTGAAAAAAACAGCATATTATATTTTACACTACCTTTCCCACTGAAAACTATGGAGTATGAACCCAGTTTCTGGATTAAATTTTAGTGTTGAGAGTCACTTCTATTTGGAGAGTGGAAGAGATGGAAAAGCTATTTTCCTTTggaattttcatcattttctcaGCATTTTATTGCAAATCTGTGATtttgaaagaaaagcaaacaaaacccaaagcaagcatAAACAAATATAGATTAAAGTGTATACAAAGAAAATAGagtaatgaaaaagaataagtaaaatcAGTGAAAACAAaagtgtttctttgaaaagattaacaaaattgacaatCTGTAGCTGCATTTACCAACAAAACAGTgaaagactcaaattactaaaattaggGATATAGAAAGCATCATTAGCAATCTTACAGATACAGAAAGGATTATCAAAGAACACTGTGAACAACTCTATGTGAACAGTTAGAAActtacataaaaggaaaaattccaAGGAAGTCACAATATACTGActcactcaaaaataaatagataatctgAATACACTTCTAGTAAGTAAAGAAGTtgaattagtaattttaaaactaaCACCAAATAAAGTTGCCAATCACATTGCTGTAGTAGCAaatactatttaatttttaaaagaataattactatttcttcataaaaatctctcaaaaatagaagaaaacggAACTTTTCCCatcttattctatgaggccagtatcacttgatatcaaaaaaaatcaaagacatcACAGGAAATGAAAACTGTAGACCAATTTctttatgaatatagatgcaaaattcttcaacaaataccagcaaaccaaatgCAGCAAACATAATTACCAAGTGAGGTTTCTTCAAAGAATGCAAGGTTGTTTAAACATTCAAAACTCAATGTAATAGACcatgttaataaaataaagaaaagaaaacacatctaATTATACATACTAAAGGCATTTGACAATTCCAGAATCCtttcctcacacacacacacacacacacacacacaccagactaGAAATATAAGGGAACTTCTTCAAACTCATAAAGGGTAGATAAGAAAACCACAACTAAAATTACAATTAATTGTTAAAGACTGGGATGCTTTCCCCATAAGAAACATGATCAAGGAAGTCTTTTGTTGCTGCTTCTGTTCAGCATTagactggaagttctagccagagcaattaaacaagaaaaagaaataaaaggcatccagattcaAAAGACATAAGGTGAAATGATCTTGTGAatagaaaattctaagaaatattttaaaaatcagctcaaacaaataaattcaacaatgttgcagaataaaagttttatattGAAATATCAATTGTATTTCTGTCACGAAGCTGAGCTTAAGACAGCTGAGTTTCCAAGTATCTG
Protein-coding sequences here:
- the LOC129485148 gene encoding olfactory receptor 2A2, giving the protein MGVNQSWVTEFILVGFQLSAEMEVLLFWIFSLLYIFSLLANGMILGLICLDHSLHTPMYFFLSHLAVIDMSYASNNVPKMLANLMSKKRTISFVPCILQTYLYLAFAATECLILVVMSYDRYVAICHPLQYTVIMSWRVCTILALTSWSCGFALSLVHAILLLRLPFCGPRDVNHLFCEILSVLKLACADTWVNQVVIFATCVFVLVGPLCLMLVSYMHILRAILKIQTKEGRIKAFSTCSSHLCVVGLFFGIAMVVYIVPDSNQREEQEKMLSLFHSVFNPMLNPLIYSLRNALVKGALHRALQRPRSM